The Mycolicibacterium fluoranthenivorans genomic interval CCACGGCTATACGCCGCGATGGTGGTCCGTGTCTTGCAAGGGGCCACCATTCCCGCCGCCGATGCAGGACGCGCGCTTCTCGTGGAGCGCATCGCGGCCATTGACGCTGACGGTCACCTCGCCATGGACGTCGAAGCGGCAGCGGACCTCATCTGGTCCTCGGCGCACGCCGCGTCGACTCTCTACGTGATGGCGCGGGAGCGGCAGCCAGATCCGATCGTCGTCACGACCCTGCGCGAACGCGCAGTGCAATCCATCTGTACTCCCGACGAAAGTGAGAAACCAGCATGAAGATTGCCGCAACCGGCGGCTCCGGATTCCTCGGTGCCCACCTGATCCCACGGCTCGTCCAGGACGGACACACCGTATTCGCCCTCGCGCGCTCGGCGTCGTCGGCTGACGTGGTGCGCGCCTTGGGCGCGACACCAGTGCCAGGAGACCTCGACAAACCCGACGAACTATCGCTGCCCGCGGTCGACGCGGTTGTTCATGCCGCAGCGCTGTTCCGCTTCGCCGGGCCGCGCGCCCCGTACTTCAGCGCGAATGTCACTGGCACTGAGGCTGTTTTGAATGCAGCCCGGCTTGCCGGGGCTGCCACGTTCGTCTACATCAGTGCCGCCGCGGTAACCATGGACGATCGAGGCACGCCGGCCAGCAATATCGATGAATCAGCGCCCACCTACCCGCGTAGCTTCTCGGGCTACATCGCCAGCAAGTCGCAGGGTGAGGCGGCTGTGTTGGCCGCCAACGGCCCCGGCTTCCGCACGATCGCCCTTCGCCCGCCCGCCCTCTGGGGTCCCGGGGGGCCGTTCAGCAAGCAGCTTCCGCACGCCATCGAGTCCGGTCAATTCGCATTCATCGGCAGCGGCGAATACCCGGTGTCCACCATCCATGTCGACAATGTCGTCGAGGCGGTGCAGTGCGCGCTGGAGCGTGGCACCGGCGGGCGCCCCTATTTCATCAACGACCGCGACCTGGTCACCTTCCGCGAATTCATCGCTGGGCTCGCCAAACTGGAAGGTCACTCGATCGATGGCTTGCGCTCCGTGCCTTACCGTGTCGCGTTCACCTTCGGACGACTCATGGAAACCTTCGCGGCGCTGCGCACCGACAAGGGCGACCCGCCGCTGACCCGCACGATGGTGCGGTTGATTGGGCGGGAATTCACCACCAACGACGACGCCGCTCGTCGCGACTTGGGCTACGTCGGCACGATGACGCGCGCCGAGGGACTCGCACGAATGGCGCAACGTCTGGCGCAATCTGCCCCGCGCCCAGGTGTTCGACCTTTGGCGTGAGCGCACGCCGCAGACATTCGCTCATCCGAAATAGCAAGCGCCACAGAGCGGTCGCTCAACACCTGGTCGACTGCGCCACTTGGCGCGGGTGCAGGAAATGAAGCGCTTCGTGAATGGCGCTGCGGCACCCAACAGTGGACCGGGACCCACCAACCCCAGTCGCATAGCGGCTGGACCACCAAAAGACGATCGCGAAGTTATTCAAGACGGGACGGTGTTGTTCGGGACCGCCCGCGCTCATTAGCTTTTAGCCATGACATCAGTACTCATCACCGGCTGCTCTTCCGGCTACGGCCTTGCTACTGCACGAAAGTTCCTCGACGAGGGGTGGAACGTCGTCGCCACCATGCGGACACCACGTCAGGACGTGCTGCCGAGTTCGGATCGGCTGAAGATAGTTGCGCTCGACGTCACCAGCCGGGACAGCATCGCAAACGCGGTCCAGACCGCCGGGCCGATCGACGTGCTGGTCAACAACGCAGGCATCGGCGGTATCGGCGTGTTCGAGGCGACCCCGATGGACACCACACGAGAGTTGTTCGACACGAACACCTTCGGAGCCATGGCTGTAACCCAGGCCGTCGTCCCGCAGATGCGGTCACGCCGTTCCGGCGTCATCGTCAACGTCACCTCAAGCACTACGCTCGCCGCGATGCCACTCGCCGCGGTATACACAGCCAGCAAGTCCGCAATCGAGGGGTTCTCCGGGTCACTGGCCCTGGAGCTGGGCTTCTTCGGGGTGCGGGTCAAGCTCGTCGAACCGGGTTACGGACCGTCGACGGCGTTCACCAGCAACGGCTCCGGCCGCATGAGCCAAACCCCCGAGGACTACGTTCCGTTCGTGGCACCCATCATGGAAGCGTTTGGTCAGCCCGGCGAGGTGACCACCCCCGGCGACGTCGCGGACGTGGTGTTCAAGGCCGCCAACGACACATCGGACCAGCTGAGGTTTCCCGCGGGACCCGATGCCGTGGCGCTGGCCCAGTCGACCTGACCTGACTCGTCCGGATAGGCATGTCGGCAGTGGAACGGAGTCCACGCTAGCGTCTGCGGCATGGGCGACACGGAACCGATGGAGGAGCTGATGTCGCTGCTGCGTCCCGAGGCGGTCCTGGCCAAGATCATCACAGGTGGTGGCCAGTGGGGCGTCCAAAAGCCTCGTTACGGTGACCCCGCGTTCTGTCTGATGCTCGACGGGTCGTGCCTGCTGGAGCCCGAGGGCCTCGACGAGATCGAACTTCGCCGCGGTGACTTCCTGCTCTTCCCGCAGACACCGGAGTTCACCATGCGCAGCCGCCCGGACGCCACCCCGATCTTCACACCGCTCGACCACTCGGGGGAGACCTATCATGGCGACACATCTGAGCCGATCACGATGCGCATGCTCGGCGGGTACTTCCGCTTCGATCCGGCCAGCGCGGCCCTACTGGTCGCATTACTTCCACCGGTCATCCTCGTAAGGGCCGGGCAACCGGGCGCAGCCAGGTTGACCCGGCTGGTCGAACTGATCGCCGAGGAAGCCGATACCGACGGACCCAGTCGCGACGTGATCCTGAAACGCCTCGTCGAGGTGCTGGTCATCGAAGCCACACGGGTTCCCGCGGCGCCGGAGCTTGGTAGCCGCGGCAAGGGATTGATTGCGGGTCTGGCGGACCCGGTGCTTGCCCCAGCGCTGCGTGCAATGCACGCCGACGTCGCACGGGGCTGGACCGTCGAACACCTCGCCGGCGTGGCCGCGGTCTCGCGCGCAGTCTTCGCTCAAAAATTCACCAGGACAGTGGGATTGACACCCATGCAGTACCTCCTGGAATGGCGAGTGGCGTTGGCCAAAGACCTGCTGAGGACCGAGCGCCCAGCCGTGGCGCACGTGGCTCAGGTGGTGGGCTACCAGTCTGCGACCGCGTTCACCACTGCGTTCGCACGGGTGGCGGGATGTTCGCCCTCTGAGTACGCCCGCCTAGCCGCAGCAGAGACGACGGGGCGGGACAGCACCGCACGGTGAGCCTCCCAAGACACCGGCACCGCCGGTTATGGGTATCACCTGCCGGCGAGGCCTTCGAGATTGTCCAGTACCTGCAAAGCGGTGAGTCCGTTCATCAAAACCGGTGAGCCAGCAGCGAAATCGTGACCACGGGGGAGCCGGGTGACCGACTCAGCGGTGACGGTAACTTTCTCGGCACTGGCGGGGAGAACAGATCGGTTCTCATCTCGGTCCTCGCGTGCCCATCGGTGGCGAAGATCGGTGGTGCATGTGGCGTGATACGGCTCAAGAGGCGAGCAGTAGCGCGGTGGTGATGAGCATGACCGCCGCGGTGCCGCCGTGCACCCCGTAGGCGATGGACTTCGCTCCGCCGCTGCGCAGCACGATGGCGGCATCGACGATGGGGATGAGGGTCGCGGCCAGCATGACCCAGCCGACGAGATGGGTTGCGTGGCTGAGCATCAGGATGATGACGAATAATCCGGTGGTGATGTCGCGGATGCCTTTGACGCTCAGGTAGGCACGGACGCCGGGTCGGTCGAGATCGGGTAGCACGCCGTAGCCTGCGGCGGCGGTGCGGGGCGCGATGAGGAAGCGTGCGCCGATGAAAATGATGGCAGCGGCGAGGATACCGGCGAGGATGTATCCGACGGTGGTGATGAACATGTTCATGCTCCTGGGGTTCGGTTAGTGGATGGGGGAGAAGGCTGTGGGGTCGAGCAGTGTGGTCTGGACCTCGAGGATGTCGGTGATGTCGAAGCCGGCCATGTCGGCGGCGAATTCCGGACTGGCCATGACGCGGCGGGTGATCTCGTCGGGATCCGCGGCCGGTTGGTAGCCGATCAAGGCCACCAGGCGGTTCGCGTTGTCGGTGTGTTCGGTCCACACCCCGTAGGTGGTGACGCCGAACACGGCGAAGGTGGCCAGGTGCCGGGCCCAGTGCACGTCTGCGTAGCGCCGAAGAGCCTCTGGAGACCGCAGGCGGTAGATCCTCAGCTGAAACATGGCGAAGGGCTCCTTCGCGGCGACGAGGGGATAGGTGGTGCCTGTGACGGGGTGGTGATCAGGCGAGTAGGACCACGCAGGAGGCGGCGACGGCTATACCCTGCAGGGCTGCACGCGCGTCGATCAACGAGTCCCATTTCACCTGCAGCGCACGCCCGTTGGGTAACACCTCGCCGGTTTCGGCGGCCGCCGTCAGCTGCCGGTTGAGGGGTGCGCTGAGCCGGGTGTAGAGCAGTAGCCACATCAGCAACGCCGCCAGCACTGTGACCAGCGCAGCGGCATGAATCAGCAGGTCCACATCCACTTCTCACTCCTTTGCGGAAAAGTGCTAGCAATGCTAACCCTTCGCTCAACCGTAGCATTAGCGCTGCTATTCCCGCTAGCGGTGATAGCATTTGGCGTGGCCACAAAGGACCGCCGTGAGCGCGAGCAGTCCGCTCGGCGCCAACTCATCGTCAGTACGGCGCGCACACTGGCCGAGGCCGAGGGCTGGGATGCGGTGACCACCCGCCGGCTGGCCGCCGAAATCGAATACAGTCAGCCTGTGCTCTACAAGCACTTTGCCGGCATGGAGCAGATCGCCGACGCTGTGGCCCTCGACGGTTTTGCCGAACTCTCCGAGGTCCTCGCCGCCGCCGCGGACGCTGAAGTCGCTGCCGAGGCTGTCCTGGTCCGGATCGCGTACGCCTACCTGGGTTTCGCTCGCGACAACCCCGCGCTCTACGAGGCGATGTTCACTCGCGCGACGGCCCTGCACTTTGGCGCCGACGACACGCCACCGCAACTGACGGCGGCGTTCGCGACGCTGCATCGGGCGGTCGGTCGCGTCGCCGACGGGCAGGACGTCGACACCCTCACCGAAGTCTTCTGGGCGTGCCTGCATGGCACGGTCACCCTCGGCGTCACCGGTCGACTGCGTGACGACCACGTCGCCGAACGCGTGCAACTTCTGGCCGAACGGTTCACCGGGGCGCGGCAACCGGCGCGCGATGTCGCCAGGGAATGACGCCGTAAGACACTTTGAAGTCGAAGCACTACATTGAACGGTATGGCTGACGCGAGGCGTTGAGTAGGGAGCAGGTGCGTAAATAGAGCCCCACCAGGTCGACCAATGTTGCTGAGCCGAAGTACTTTTCGGCCTCCGAGTAGAGGTCGTCGTCGACCTTGTACTCGCGAGTGAGCTGGCTTGCGAACCTGTGCGCCAGCAGTTGGTCGGCAGTCCAGGTGTCACCGTCGCCGGGTACCATCTGCACTACCTCGACCGTGACCACACGCGCGGCGGGCACGTGCTGGACTTCATGATGACCCGCGCCCGCGTCGAGATCAGCATGCGGTCGGATCTGCACCTGAGCCTGCCCACCACACCCCAATTCCTGCATGCGCATCTCGACCGCGGTGGTGTCGATGCCGACCTCATCCGGGTGGAAGGCGGTTGAATGGTCAAGCCTGCTTCGATCGCGGTAGCGGGTCGCGACAAGCATCGTCACGGGCGAAGGTGTACGCACGGAACCAGCGGCCAGCGCCCGCCGACCACCCTGAGTTGCTCGAAGCCCATGCACGACGATGGGCGATCGACGGCGTCAGTAGCGCGACCGGATCCGCATAGGGGGACCTCGCCGTATCGACGAGCACCTCGGCCGCAGACGTTCACTCCAACGGTTGGGGCGTGAAGGTGACGTCGACACCGCCCACGGTCATCGTCACCTGACCTTCCATCACCATCACCTGCGCCGAGACCCGCCGATCGACAGTCTGGGCCAGTTGCTGCACCGGGGCGTGCGGTATCTGTAGGACCGAGAGGTTCGGCAGCCCCGCCACTTTGGGCCCCACGGTGCGCCACCAGGTGGCCACGCCGGCGGCGAACGGGAACAGCAGCACTTGGTCGGCCCGGCTGGTGGCCTTGCTCAAGGCGCGTTCGTCGGGCTGGCCGACGTTGATCCACTCCAGGATGCGGCCCGTGTAGTCCGCGAGCCGCAAGTCGGGTACGCCGGGGGTGGACAGGCCCGCCCCGAATGCCAACTCGCCGTCGACGTCGCTGAGCCGGTGTGCGCGCAGCCCAAACGCCAACAACCGCACGACCATCCGCTCATCGGTCTCACTGGGATGGCGGGCCACGGTCAGTGTGTGATCGGCGTAGTAACCGTGATCGACATCGGAGACGCCAAGTTCGACTTTGAACACTGTTGCAGAAAGGGCCACGTCATAGTGTCCACCCTGGTGGTGTTCCCCGAGTAGTCGGGTCACTTCGCGTGGTCGGGCCGCCGCGCTGGTATCGGGGGTGGTGGTTTGGGTAAGTGTCGTCCCGAGGGGGGTGAACTGTGTGGGTTGGGCGCGGCCGTGCTGATCGTCGGCTACCACGTGGCTGCGAATTCCCTGGGTATTGAACCGAACTGGGGCCCAGTGACGTGTCCAGAGTCAACTACTCTTGGAGGTGCACATGTCGATTCCCGACGTCGGCCTTGGCCATTCGTTCGCACACCGCGTCATCGCCCAGGTGGCCGTCTCGTCGCTGGGCCTGCGGTTTGTCCGGGACCTCGGCGCCCGCATCGACCCGACGCTGATGCGGCTCACCGGCGGGAGGGTCTCGTGCGTATGGCCCTTTCCCGCCGTACTTGTGAGCCACGTCGGCGCCAGAACGGGCATCAGTCGGACCAATGCGGTGGTGTACTTCACCGACCAAGGCCGAGTCGTGTTGATCCCCTCCAATTTTGGCTCGGCCCGAAATCCCGCCTGGTATCACAACGTCAAGGCGAACCCGATCGTCGAACTGTATGGCCGGGGGATCAGAGGACAGTTCGTCGCTGAGGAGGTTTACGGCGAAGAGCGCGATCGCCTTTTTGCTCGTGCCAAAGGCGCACCGGGTCCCTATGCCAAGTATGAGGAGGTCGCGGGCGCCAAGGCCAGGTCCATTCCCGTCATGACGTTCATCCCGAGATCGTCTTCGCGGGCCGCCATTGCGGAGGGCCAATGACTGACATCCTGAAGCTGGACTCGGTCACTATGATCGCCAAGGGCGTTTTGGCTTTGTTGCGCGATCCTGTCCAGCTCAGTCTGCTGCGTGGCGACCGGCGTTGATGCCGAGCGCAATCGAACAACTCCCACCTCGCATTCGGGCACGGAATTCATCACTGTGCTACCGCGACCGACGGACGCGTGGTGGAACCCGCGCAGCGGGACGCCACCGGTAATGTGACGGCTGATGCTGGAAAGTCGCCAAGCGTGACAACGCCTCCGACGCGCCCCGCGGAGATATCGCACGGTGCAGGCTGGCTTGCCCACGGCTTCCACATCGACGTTCATTCGCACCGCGATGGCCAACTGGTGTATCCGGCCTCCGGTGTCTTGGCCACCACGACCGAGCGGGGCACCTGGGTCGCGCCGGCCAACCGGGTGACGTGGACGCCGCCGGGATTCGAGCACTCGCATCGCTTCTACGGCCGCACCGATGTCCGGTTGGTCGTCATTCCGGAGCCGCTGTGCGGCGCTCTCGTGGCACACCCCGGCGTGTTCGCGGTGAATCCCCTCCTGCGCGAGGCCCTCCTCACGCTGACCGAACGGCAAGACGCGAGCTCCGGTGCCTACCAACGGCTGCGCGCGGTGGTGATCGACGAGCTCGTCGAGGCCCCCGATCAGTCCCTGCACCTGCCCGAACCGCGCGACGACCGGCTGCGCGTCGTTACTGAGCTGCTGCGCGCCGACCCCGCCCGGAGCGAGACTCTGACCGAGCTGGGACGGACCGCGGGTGCGAGCGGGCGCACCCTGAGCCGACTGTTCCGTGACGAGTTCGGGATGAGTTTTCACCGCTGGCGCACGATCTTGCGCATCCACCACGCCTTGATCGAGCTCACCAACGGTCGGTCCGTCACCGACACCGCGATCGCCTGTGGGTGGTCCAACCCGACGAGTTTCATCGAGGCGTTCACCGCCGTCGTCGGTCAAACCCCGGGTCGCTATCAAGCCGGTCTTCGCGGCGGTCAGTAGCTGCGCTCTCGACTCGGGTAGTCCCGAGTTGGCGACTTTTCGATATCACGTGTCCATTTGTCGGTTGGCAGCACAACCGGCGGAGCCGACAGTGGAAGGCACGCGGAACGCGTTGCAAGGACGAACCCGAAATAGGCGAGGATGCATGCACACGACGAAGAAGATCCTGATCTGCGGCAGTGGCGTCGCCGGTCCGACGTGCGCCTACTGGCTGCACAAGTACGGCTACGCCACCGTCATCGTCGAAAGAGCAAAAGCTCTGCGGGACGGTGGTCAGAACGTCGATATCAAGGGCGCGGGTCAACACGTCATCGAGATGATGGCGCTCTCCGACCAGATCGAAGCCAAGAACACTCAGGAACGCGGCCAGAAGTATCTCGATGCCGACGGCAAGGTGATCGCCGTTCTGCCCAAGGGTGCGCTGGGAACGCTGACGAACGACTTCGAGATCCTGCGGGGAGATTTCGCTCAGGTCCTCTTCGAATCCACAAAGGACCACTGTGAGTACAGCTTCGGGAGATTCGTCACCGCGCTGGAAGAGAAGGCCGGCTGCATAGCGGCCACCTTCGACAACGGCGAGACCGAGGATTTCGAGCTGGTCATCTGTGCGGAAGGGATGAATTCGTCGACCAGGGACAGGGTGATGGCCGCGCACACCAGCTTTCGCTACTTGGGCGCCTGTATGGCGTTCTTCAAGATTCCCCGACGCGAAGAAGATGACGGGTGGGCTCATTCGGTGAACGGCATCGGCGGCACATTCATCACCCTGCGGCCGGGCAACGAGGACGAAACCACGGTCCTCGTCACCTTTCTCAGGCGTGACCACGCCATCACCGAGGACACGCCCACGATGCGAAAGGCATTGCTACGCCGAGCCCTTGAGGGCCGGGGCGCGATCGCTGATCGCATCACTGCGGATTTGGAGGCGGTTGACGATTTCTACTTCGGGCCGATGAGCCAGGTGCAAGCGTCGGCGTGGTCACAGGGACGGTTCGTGCTGCTGGGTGATGCCGCCTTCTGCCCGACGCCGTTCACGGGCAAAGGTACGGCCCTGGCGCTGGTCGCGGCGTATGTCCTTGCCGGCGAGATCAACCGGACCGCAGATCACTCGCAGGCTTTCGCCGCCTACGAAAGGCTGGTGCGCCCCTACGTCGAGGCGGCGCAGAAGCAGCTGACTCCACGCCGCATCCGCCTGATGCACCCGAAAAGCCGGGCTGGGATCGGCCTGACGCACCTGGCGCAGCGACTCGTGGCGAGCCAGACGGTGCAGAGCCAATTCGGGCCGAGCGCCGCGAAGCGCGCGCATACGGCCGCAGATGATTTCGTGTTCGCCGACTACTGATGAGTGGGAGCGCTTCCCGAGCGCGAACCTCGTGCAACTGTTGGGCCGACGGCTCCGCCGCACGACCCGACACGCGGGTCAGAGGCTGACCGATCCGGTGCGTCCGTCCACGGTGATCTGGGCCCGGTCGACGATGGTCTTCGTGGCTCCGGTGATACCGCCGACGGCCGGTATGCCGTACTCGCGGGACAGGATCGCACCGTGGCTGAGCTTGCCGCCGGTTTCGACGACGAGCCCGGACAGCAGTGGGAAGACGCTGGTCCACCCGGGGTCAATGTTGGGGGCAACCAGGATGTCGCCGGCTTCGACCTTTCCCAGGTCGGCCAGGGTGTGCACCACCCGGGCCGGTCCGGTTGCCCGCCCGTGGCAGAACGCGGTCCCGCCGATCGCGCCGTCGGGCAGGTCCGGGTGCTGATCGGAGGGTTCGGTGTCGACCTCGGTTTCGATGTCGTCGTACAGGTAGGTCGCCGGCAGTCGGGCGGAATTGCGCGCGAACTCCGCGCGCCGCGCATTGAGGGTGTCGGCCAGCTCGGCAGGTGCCGCGCGGCCGTCGAGTATGGCGAAGAATTCCTCGCCGCGCAGCAGGAACACATCATCGGGGTCGTGCAGTACACCCTGGCGAACAAGACGTTTCGCCTGTTCGAGGACCAGGGATCTCAGGTGGGTGAGCAGGTAGTCGAGGTGGTAGCGCTGGTTCTCGCGGTAGCGCGTGTAGTCCTGGACCAATGCCATCAGGTGCATCAGCATCGGCTTGCGCA includes:
- a CDS encoding TetR/AcrR family transcriptional regulator; the encoded protein is MDTKSLLVAAALQVLEHQGEAGFSTRSVCAIADVTAPTLYHHFGSADGLLSAAITEAFAQFLTSKKAEALSADPVMALRQGWDNYVRFAAERPRLYAAMVVRVLQGATIPAADAGRALLVERIAAIDADGHLAMDVEAAADLIWSSAHAASTLYVMARERQPDPIVVTTLRERAVQSICTPDESEKPA
- a CDS encoding NAD-dependent epimerase/dehydratase family protein, which codes for MKIAATGGSGFLGAHLIPRLVQDGHTVFALARSASSADVVRALGATPVPGDLDKPDELSLPAVDAVVHAAALFRFAGPRAPYFSANVTGTEAVLNAARLAGAATFVYISAAAVTMDDRGTPASNIDESAPTYPRSFSGYIASKSQGEAAVLAANGPGFRTIALRPPALWGPGGPFSKQLPHAIESGQFAFIGSGEYPVSTIHVDNVVEAVQCALERGTGGRPYFINDRDLVTFREFIAGLAKLEGHSIDGLRSVPYRVAFTFGRLMETFAALRTDKGDPPLTRTMVRLIGREFTTNDDAARRDLGYVGTMTRAEGLARMAQRLAQSAPRPGVRPLA
- a CDS encoding SDR family oxidoreductase, which encodes MTSVLITGCSSGYGLATARKFLDEGWNVVATMRTPRQDVLPSSDRLKIVALDVTSRDSIANAVQTAGPIDVLVNNAGIGGIGVFEATPMDTTRELFDTNTFGAMAVTQAVVPQMRSRRSGVIVNVTSSTTLAAMPLAAVYTASKSAIEGFSGSLALELGFFGVRVKLVEPGYGPSTAFTSNGSGRMSQTPEDYVPFVAPIMEAFGQPGEVTTPGDVADVVFKAANDTSDQLRFPAGPDAVALAQST
- a CDS encoding AraC family transcriptional regulator, whose amino-acid sequence is MGDTEPMEELMSLLRPEAVLAKIITGGGQWGVQKPRYGDPAFCLMLDGSCLLEPEGLDEIELRRGDFLLFPQTPEFTMRSRPDATPIFTPLDHSGETYHGDTSEPITMRMLGGYFRFDPASAALLVALLPPVILVRAGQPGAARLTRLVELIAEEADTDGPSRDVILKRLVEVLVIEATRVPAAPELGSRGKGLIAGLADPVLAPALRAMHADVARGWTVEHLAGVAAVSRAVFAQKFTRTVGLTPMQYLLEWRVALAKDLLRTERPAVAHVAQVVGYQSATAFTTAFARVAGCSPSEYARLAAAETTGRDSTAR
- a CDS encoding DUF4267 domain-containing protein; the encoded protein is MFITTVGYILAGILAAAIIFIGARFLIAPRTAAAGYGVLPDLDRPGVRAYLSVKGIRDITTGLFVIILMLSHATHLVGWVMLAATLIPIVDAAIVLRSGGAKSIAYGVHGGTAAVMLITTALLLAS
- a CDS encoding NIPSNAP family protein is translated as MFQLRIYRLRSPEALRRYADVHWARHLATFAVFGVTTYGVWTEHTDNANRLVALIGYQPAADPDEITRRVMASPEFAADMAGFDITDILEVQTTLLDPTAFSPIH
- a CDS encoding TetR/AcrR family transcriptional regulator, which encodes MATKDRREREQSARRQLIVSTARTLAEAEGWDAVTTRRLAAEIEYSQPVLYKHFAGMEQIADAVALDGFAELSEVLAAAADAEVAAEAVLVRIAYAYLGFARDNPALYEAMFTRATALHFGADDTPPQLTAAFATLHRAVGRVADGQDVDTLTEVFWACLHGTVTLGVTGRLRDDHVAERVQLLAERFTGARQPARDVARE
- a CDS encoding acetolactate decarboxylase yields the protein MRQQLVGSPGVTVAGYHLHYLDRDHTRGGHVLDFMMTRARVEISMRSDLHLSLPTTPQFLHAHLDRGGVDADLIRVEGG
- a CDS encoding YaeQ family protein, producing the protein MALSATVFKVELGVSDVDHGYYADHTLTVARHPSETDERMVVRLLAFGLRAHRLSDVDGELAFGAGLSTPGVPDLRLADYTGRILEWINVGQPDERALSKATSRADQVLLFPFAAGVATWWRTVGPKVAGLPNLSVLQIPHAPVQQLAQTVDRRVSAQVMVMEGQVTMTVGGVDVTFTPQPLE
- a CDS encoding nitroreductase/quinone reductase family protein, encoding MSIPDVGLGHSFAHRVIAQVAVSSLGLRFVRDLGARIDPTLMRLTGGRVSCVWPFPAVLVSHVGARTGISRTNAVVYFTDQGRVVLIPSNFGSARNPAWYHNVKANPIVELYGRGIRGQFVAEEVYGEERDRLFARAKGAPGPYAKYEEVAGAKARSIPVMTFIPRSSSRAAIAEGQ
- a CDS encoding AraC family transcriptional regulator, yielding MTTPPTRPAEISHGAGWLAHGFHIDVHSHRDGQLVYPASGVLATTTERGTWVAPANRVTWTPPGFEHSHRFYGRTDVRLVVIPEPLCGALVAHPGVFAVNPLLREALLTLTERQDASSGAYQRLRAVVIDELVEAPDQSLHLPEPRDDRLRVVTELLRADPARSETLTELGRTAGASGRTLSRLFRDEFGMSFHRWRTILRIHHALIELTNGRSVTDTAIACGWSNPTSFIEAFTAVVGQTPGRYQAGLRGGQ
- a CDS encoding FAD-dependent monooxygenase; translation: MAAQPAEPTVEGTRNALQGRTRNRRGCMHTTKKILICGSGVAGPTCAYWLHKYGYATVIVERAKALRDGGQNVDIKGAGQHVIEMMALSDQIEAKNTQERGQKYLDADGKVIAVLPKGALGTLTNDFEILRGDFAQVLFESTKDHCEYSFGRFVTALEEKAGCIAATFDNGETEDFELVICAEGMNSSTRDRVMAAHTSFRYLGACMAFFKIPRREEDDGWAHSVNGIGGTFITLRPGNEDETTVLVTFLRRDHAITEDTPTMRKALLRRALEGRGAIADRITADLEAVDDFYFGPMSQVQASAWSQGRFVLLGDAAFCPTPFTGKGTALALVAAYVLAGEINRTADHSQAFAAYERLVRPYVEAAQKQLTPRRIRLMHPKSRAGIGLTHLAQRLVASQTVQSQFGPSAAKRAHTAADDFVFADY